The Thermoflexus sp. genome includes the window CCCATCTGATTGAGCCAGTCGTGGACCAGCGCGACGCGCATGGGCTCCCTGTGCAATGCAGGCAGGATCTCCCCGGCTAAAGCAGGGAAGGCGAGCGAACCGGGGCGAAGGACCGGCGGTGGATGGGGCTGGGGCCGTAGATCCGAAGCGCCCGACGGTGGTCCGGCGTGCCGTAGCCTTTATGCCCTGCGAAGCCGTATCCCGGGTAGATCCGATCCATTTCCACCATCCATCGATCCCGGGCGACCTTGGCCACAATGGACGCCGCCGCCGCCGACAGGCAGCGGGCATCCGCCTGAAAAAGAACCCGCTGGGGCAGCGGGACGGGCAGGGTCATGGCGTCCACGATCAGCGCCTCGGGAGGGATCGGCAGCGCCTCCAGGGCCCGCAGCATCGCCAGGCGGGTCGCCGGGACGATGCCGAGGGCATCGATCTCCTCCGGGCTCGCCATCCCGATGCCCACCCCCCGGGCGATCCGAAGGATCTCCGGAAAGAGGGCCTCCCGCTGCTCAGGGGTCAGGGTTTTGGAATCCCGCACCCCCGCTAGCCCACGGCGCAAGCCCCTGGGATCCGTCGGAAGGATCACCGCAGCCGCCACCACCGGACCCGCCCATGCCCCCCGCCCCGCCTCATCCAGGCCCGCCACGTTCTGAACGCCCCGACGCCAGAAAGCCATCTCCTCAGCGAGCGTCGGCCGGCGATGGCGAGACCGACTCCGACCGGGCATAGCGTCCCTTCCACGCGTTCCAGCGGATCAGAAGCAGCTCGCGGAACATGTTCAGGCTGTCCCGGAACAGCCGGACGCGGCTTTCCGGGTTGAAATACCAGATCACCGGGACCTCCACGATCCGGTAGCCGCGCAGGCGGGCGATGAACAGCACCTCCACGTCAAAGCTCATGCCATCCAGCCGCTGTGCCCGGAAGAGATCCTCCGCCGCCTCGGCGCGGAACATTTTGAAGCCGCACTGGGTATCCTGGAAGCCGGGAACCGCCAGGATGCGGACGATGGTGTTGAAGACGCGGCCGATCAGGTGGCGGTAGAGAGGCTCCCCGATCCGCCGGGCTCCTGGCGCCTCACGGCTGCCGATGGCCACATCGAAGTCGTCCAGCTGCGGCGGGAGGAACTTCACCACCTCCTCAATGGGCGTGGAAAGGTCCGCATCGCAGATGTAGCGATAGCGGCCGCGGGCGGCCAGCAT containing:
- a CDS encoding dolichyl-phosphate beta-glucosyltransferase, which translates into the protein MDEPLLSIIIPAHNEERRLPRALEAIDRFLRSWGQPAEVIVVENGSTDRTAEIVEAFARDHPYVRLIRDPQRGKGRAVRQGMLAARGRYRYICDADLSTPIEEVVKFLPPQLDDFDVAIGSREAPGARRIGEPLYRHLIGRVFNTIVRILAVPGFQDTQCGFKMFRAEAAEDLFRAQRLDGMSFDVEVLFIARLRGYRIVEVPVIWYFNPESRVRLFRDSLNMFRELLLIRWNAWKGRYARSESVSPSPADAR
- a CDS encoding ribonuclease HII, yielding MPGRSRSRHRRPTLAEEMAFWRRGVQNVAGLDEAGRGAWAGPVVAAAVILPTDPRGLRRGLAGVRDSKTLTPEQREALFPEILRIARGVGIGMASPEEIDALGIVPATRLAMLRALEALPIPPEALIVDAMTLPVPLPQRVLFQADARCLSAAAASIVAKVARDRWMVEMDRIYPGYGFAGHKGYGTPDHRRALRIYGPSPIHRRSFAPVRSPSLL